The segment GCAACGGCAAGGCCCGTCATCGGACGTCTCATGGAGTGACTGCCGACCGTCATGCCGATACCCTCGCTCCGTGCTTCAATACCCCTTCCAAAATCACGCGAATAATGGACGAATAGCCGGTTTCAACGGTGAGACCCAGTGCCGTCAACTTCGGTGGATTCATGATCGCCTGGACAGCGCCCAATAAGATTTCGATGATGAGATGGGTGGGAATATCGCTCCGGATCATCCCGGCCTTTCGGCCCTTCTCGAAAAGGGCGCCGAAGTGCCGGCTGATCAGCTCTCGGCGACGGTGTTCGATCAGTTGAAACAGCTCCGGTGTCTCGCGGGCGATGTCTCGCACGAATGCCGGCTGAATCTCAGCCGTATGTCGCTGCAGGCATTCGAGCAAGCGATGCAGCGACGACTCGACGGTCGATACATCGGCGCGGCTCAGTTGAGATAGGTCCGTTTCGATTTCCTCCGCCTTCGCGAAGAGGACCGCCTGTACGAGCTTCTGTTTACCGGGGAAGTGCGCATATAAGGTCTTCTTGCTCATCCCAAGTTCGGCCGCGAGGTCATCCATGCTGACGGTTCGAAATCCATGCGCGAAGAATTGCCGGCGTGCGGCCTGAATGACCCGCTGAGCGGGGGAGCGATCAGGGAGTGCGCGCTTCGACTCGGACTTCTTGGAAGGCATGGGACACTCCGGTGATACTTAGGAAACTAGTTACGTACTACCAGTTTCCTGTATGCTCCGTCAAGCAGTGGCGCGTCATACCGTCGGTGAAGCGCACCGGTCGGTGTCCGTCACATCGCTGTGATGTCCTAACCGCTCATGGATACAGAATGCTGGTTGAGGGATTTTCACACGAGGTTGCCGGGGAGGGACGTTCAGACTGGAGGATTGACTATCCAAGGAAAAGTTCTTGGTCGTTCACCGGCACAAGTGGAGGGGGAAGTTCTTTCTGGAGCGTGTGCAGCGATATGACCGGCATGCTCGAATGGTCCTTCTCTTCATACTGAGAGTAAGACCTCCATCAATAATGTTACCGGTATCCTGTCGCATCGGCCGGTTTGCCGACATCATGCACTTCATGAAAGTAGCGCCAACAGTCTGGTTGCGAGCCGTCCAGATCGGTAAAGCCATACAGCTTGGCAAGTTGGCCGCTGGAGAGTGATTGGCCGCTCCAGCGCGCCATGTCGGGATCGCCGGCCAGATGCGCAACGGCCCGCCCAACGTACCGAGGCGATTCGCTGATCACGAAGTGCGGTTGGTTGATGCAGGCGTCGCGCCAGTTGGCTTCCGTCACGCCGTAGATATCCAGCATCAACTCGGAGCGCAACCAGCCTGGAGTCATGGCCACAGCGGTACAGTGATAAGGCTTCAGCTCATGCGCCTGCGCCCAGGCCATGCGAATGAGCGAAGCCTTGGCGAGGTCGTAGAACATCGAGACACGATAATTAGGTCGGTTGTAGTCAGCCGTGCCGTCCGTCATTTCGACAACCAGTCCGCCCGGACGTTTAATCAAAAGTGATAGCGCGAAGTGGCTGGTGATGAGATGCGTATCGACGGCGAGCCGCAGCATGCGGAGGCCCTTGTCCAGCGAATGTTCCCACACCGGTTTGTCCCATTCGATCAAGAGATCCGATCCCCACACGTCATTGATGAGGATATCCAGACGGCCCTGCTCGCGCTCCACACGAGTCATGAGTCCCTTTACCTGTTCCGGGACAAGATGATCGACCTGGACGGCGATGCCCGTTCCACCGACCTGCCGCACGAGCTCGGCAGTTTCTTCGATGG is part of the Nitrospira sp. SG-bin1 genome and harbors:
- a CDS encoding short-chain dehydrogenase yields the protein MSHALKGKVALVAGATRGAGRGIAIELGAAGATVYCTGRTTRTQSSEMKRPETIEETAELVRQVGGTGIAVQVDHLVPEQVKGLMTRVEREQGRLDILINDVWGSDLLIEWDKPVWEHSLDKGLRMLRLAVDTHLITSHFALSLLIKRPGGLVVEMTDGTADYNRPNYRVSMFYDLAKASLIRMAWAQAHELKPYHCTAVAMTPGWLRSELMLDIYGVTEANWRDACINQPHFVISESPRYVGRAVAHLAGDPDMARWSGQSLSSGQLAKLYGFTDLDGSQPDCWRYFHEVHDVGKPADATGYR